In Paenibacillus sp. JQZ6Y-1, the following proteins share a genomic window:
- a CDS encoding Spo0B domain-containing protein: MKHFGWRPAVLAGTIILPLVAAYRIHTIPVFILLALWIAIVYILSLKMVYGEMEEQRRIDRIAFSLPESEVEPPLANTKDQNDDVYEIAIEAFSHHRHDWMNDLQLLYGYIQMGNRERLIENIERIKEQMVAESRVAKLGIPKLVFYLQTFKAVERDMQLELEIEDGISLAARLTPQQCEELTRVMQQTISAYAQYGGSSWGECPTLLIMIRSEEQELECIFEPDEHYPDTEGLWLDVQASVQSTGIAVSRLEEDPASITLHIHSSQSINGREDK, translated from the coding sequence ATGAAGCATTTTGGCTGGCGTCCGGCTGTGCTTGCTGGAACGATCATTTTACCTTTGGTTGCAGCATACCGTATTCATACAATCCCAGTATTTATTTTGTTGGCACTGTGGATTGCGATCGTGTATATACTCAGTCTGAAAATGGTCTATGGCGAGATGGAGGAACAACGCAGAATTGATCGTATTGCCTTTTCGTTGCCTGAATCGGAAGTGGAGCCGCCTTTGGCGAATACAAAGGATCAGAACGACGATGTGTACGAAATAGCGATTGAAGCATTCAGTCACCATCGTCATGATTGGATGAATGATTTGCAGCTGTTATACGGATACATTCAAATGGGCAATCGAGAGCGTTTGATCGAGAATATTGAGCGAATCAAAGAACAGATGGTAGCGGAAAGTCGGGTAGCTAAGCTCGGTATTCCCAAGCTGGTCTTTTACCTGCAAACGTTTAAGGCTGTTGAGCGCGATATGCAGCTGGAACTGGAGATTGAAGACGGGATTTCCCTTGCCGCACGGCTTACGCCACAGCAGTGTGAGGAATTGACCCGAGTCATGCAGCAGACGATCTCCGCGTATGCACAGTATGGAGGATCGTCCTGGGGTGAGTGCCCCACACTGCTCATTATGATTCGGAGCGAGGAACAGGAACTTGAATGTATTTTCGAGCCTGACGAGCATTATCCAGATACCGAAGGATTATGGCTGGACGTGCAGGCGTCCGTACAATCCACAGGCATTGCCGTGTCGCGTTTAGAAGAGGACCCGGCATCCATTACACTGCATATTCATTCATCACAATCAATTAACGGTCGGGAAGACAAGTA
- the rpmA gene encoding 50S ribosomal protein L27, which produces MLKLNLQLFASKKGVGSTKNGRDSHSKRLGAKRADGQFVLGGNILYRQRGTKIHPGTNVGIGKDDTLFAKVDGVVKFERWGRDRKKVSVYPVDVAPVAAAIEQ; this is translated from the coding sequence ATGTTGAAGCTTAATTTGCAATTGTTCGCTTCCAAGAAGGGTGTAGGTTCCACAAAGAACGGTCGTGATTCCCACTCCAAACGTCTTGGTGCAAAACGTGCAGATGGTCAGTTCGTACTTGGTGGTAACATCCTGTATCGTCAACGCGGTACAAAAATTCACCCAGGCACAAACGTGGGCATCGGTAAAGACGATACACTGTTTGCAAAAGTTGACGGCGTCGTGAAATTCGAACGTTGGGGCCGTGACCGCAAAAAAGTGAGCGTCTACCCGGTTGACGTTGCTCCAGTAGCAGCAGCAATCGAACAATAA
- a CDS encoding ribosomal-processing cysteine protease Prp: MIIVRMERHEDGTIHGFSSRGHAGYADPGEDIVCAAVSAITVGTVNSIETLTGVEMKAKMKDGFLSARLPELPEDSPLEKIQLLLESMQVMLVSIEESYGEYIKIKQVTLT; this comes from the coding sequence TTGATTATCGTGCGTATGGAACGGCATGAGGATGGTACAATTCATGGTTTTTCCTCTCGCGGTCATGCCGGCTATGCCGATCCAGGAGAAGATATTGTATGTGCAGCGGTATCTGCCATTACGGTAGGTACAGTGAACTCAATTGAAACCTTGACCGGTGTCGAAATGAAAGCAAAGATGAAAGACGGCTTTTTAAGCGCCCGTCTGCCGGAACTCCCGGAAGACAGTCCGCTAGAAAAGATTCAATTGTTACTGGAATCCATGCAGGTTATGCTGGTTAGTATTGAAGAGTCTTACGGTGAGTATATCAAAATAAAGCAAGTTACATTAACGTAA
- the rplU gene encoding 50S ribosomal protein L21, translated as MYAIIETGGKQYKVQEGDVLFIEKLEANDGDSVTFDRVLAVSKENGLTTGLPLVEGATVTAKVEKHGKGQKVVVYKYKPKKNYHKKQGHRQPYTKVTIEKIQA; from the coding sequence ATGTACGCAATTATCGAAACAGGTGGTAAACAATACAAAGTGCAAGAGGGCGACGTATTGTTCATCGAAAAGCTGGAGGCTAACGACGGCGACAGCGTAACTTTTGACCGCGTTCTGGCTGTATCCAAAGAGAACGGTCTGACAACAGGTCTGCCACTGGTAGAAGGCGCTACTGTAACAGCGAAAGTTGAAAAACACGGTAAAGGCCAAAAGGTTGTAGTTTACAAATACAAACCGAAAAAGAACTACCACAAAAAACAAGGTCATCGCCAACCATATACTAAAGTGACTATCGAGAAAATCCAAGCATAA
- a CDS encoding Rne/Rng family ribonuclease translates to MKQMIVSCDPKETRMALLDEGQLVEFASERSAVKGIAGNFYKGKVMNVLPGIQAAFVDIGQKKNGFLYIDDVLHPHMDKQPRIKPNIADLLHPGQELIVQVTKEPSGSKGAKLTTHYSLPGRWLVYMPYADYIAVSKKVSTDQERNRLRQLGERLRENEEGVILRTVAEGEQDEAIASDMLTLRRIWQRIKTEAEHQRPPAELHRDLGLVERMIRDVFHPEEDRFITDDPACATVAESFLQRISTSNVKPAVEIYQEREPIFDHLGVQERLHHDFQRKLWLEGGSYIVWDQTEALTVIDVNTGKFTGGATLEETVTRTNIVAAQSIARLLRLRDTGGIIIIDFIDMDHESSRHAVVEALEHVLLQDRTKTHIVGWTRLGLLELTRKKAREETISFAYQTCSVCHGTGKIASWIKD, encoded by the coding sequence ATGAAGCAAATGATAGTAAGCTGTGACCCGAAGGAAACGCGGATGGCGTTGCTTGACGAAGGCCAACTGGTTGAATTTGCTTCTGAGCGTTCAGCCGTCAAGGGAATTGCCGGCAACTTTTACAAAGGGAAAGTGATGAATGTGCTGCCTGGTATTCAGGCGGCATTTGTAGATATTGGTCAAAAGAAAAACGGATTTTTGTATATCGATGATGTGCTGCATCCACATATGGACAAGCAGCCTAGAATCAAACCCAATATTGCCGACCTACTGCATCCCGGTCAGGAGCTAATTGTGCAGGTGACTAAGGAGCCTTCCGGCAGTAAGGGTGCCAAATTAACGACTCATTATTCGCTACCCGGTCGTTGGCTAGTGTATATGCCATATGCCGATTATATCGCTGTTTCCAAAAAGGTAAGCACTGATCAGGAGCGCAATCGGCTCCGTCAGCTTGGCGAGCGGCTGCGTGAAAATGAGGAAGGTGTCATTCTGCGTACCGTTGCTGAAGGCGAACAGGATGAAGCGATTGCAAGCGATATGCTTACTCTGCGTCGCATCTGGCAACGTATTAAGACCGAAGCGGAGCATCAGCGTCCACCCGCTGAACTACATCGGGATCTCGGTTTGGTCGAACGGATGATTCGCGATGTGTTTCATCCAGAAGAGGATCGCTTTATTACCGATGATCCAGCATGTGCGACAGTTGCCGAATCTTTTTTGCAGCGCATATCGACTTCCAATGTGAAGCCTGCGGTAGAGATCTATCAAGAACGTGAGCCGATCTTTGACCATCTTGGTGTACAAGAACGGCTGCATCACGATTTTCAACGTAAACTCTGGCTTGAAGGCGGTAGCTATATTGTCTGGGATCAGACCGAGGCGCTAACTGTGATCGACGTGAATACAGGCAAATTTACCGGTGGTGCGACGCTGGAAGAAACGGTCACACGTACGAATATCGTAGCAGCGCAATCTATTGCACGACTGCTTCGGCTACGCGATACCGGTGGGATCATCATTATCGATTTTATCGATATGGATCACGAATCAAGTCGTCATGCCGTAGTGGAGGCACTAGAACATGTATTGCTGCAAGACCGCACCAAAACGCATATCGTTGGCTGGACTCGACTCGGTCTGCTGGAGTTGACCCGTAAAAAAGCACGCGAGGAAACAATCAGCTTTGCTTATCAGACCTGTTCGGTCTGTCACGGAACCGGTAAAATTGCATCTTGGATTAAGGATTGA
- a CDS encoding FtsW/RodA/SpoVE family cell cycle protein, whose translation MLNKFKKLDWGIVTLLGMFMVFSTLLVRSAIAPDPKFAGYDIRTIIFYGIGFVIMFAVSLFDYRILLRKHWYLYAFGILSLLLLYPLGSEINGAKSWYNLPGFQIQPAEIVKIVVVLTTAYLLGKREGDPLRFRTDLLPTALVVFVPFFLVLIQPDLGNAIIYLIILVGMLWIGNTKYTHVIIGLTTIIGALVLVIVLFTTFNQQIHDYLYQNNKFHWYERINTFIDPSQASDDAKHQSSYAKIAVGSGGLFGDGYMQGQLKNNKFVPYPYSDSIFVVIGEEFGFIGASVLLLFYFLLIYRMILIALQCYDRRGSYIIVGVVSMFVFQIFENVGMMIGLMPITGITLPFISYGGTSLILNMFSIGLVLSIKIYQEKYEVD comes from the coding sequence TTGCTTAACAAGTTCAAAAAGCTGGACTGGGGTATAGTTACCCTGCTCGGCATGTTTATGGTGTTCAGTACATTGCTGGTGCGCAGTGCGATTGCGCCGGACCCGAAATTTGCTGGGTACGATATACGCACAATCATTTTCTACGGCATCGGCTTTGTGATTATGTTTGCTGTCAGTTTGTTTGATTATCGGATCTTGCTGCGTAAGCATTGGTATTTGTACGCGTTTGGTATTTTATCCTTGCTGCTGCTTTATCCGCTCGGTTCCGAAATTAACGGTGCCAAGTCATGGTACAATCTGCCGGGCTTCCAGATTCAGCCGGCGGAGATTGTCAAGATTGTTGTTGTGTTGACGACCGCGTATTTGCTAGGTAAGCGGGAAGGCGATCCATTGCGGTTTCGTACCGATTTGCTGCCGACCGCGTTGGTCGTGTTTGTGCCGTTTTTCCTCGTACTGATTCAGCCCGATTTGGGGAATGCGATCATTTATTTGATTATTCTGGTCGGCATGTTGTGGATTGGCAATACCAAATACACCCATGTCATTATCGGTCTAACGACGATTATTGGTGCACTGGTTCTTGTTATCGTCTTGTTTACTACCTTTAACCAGCAGATTCATGATTATCTGTATCAGAACAATAAATTTCACTGGTATGAGCGGATCAATACGTTTATCGATCCGTCGCAGGCGTCCGACGATGCCAAGCATCAGTCCAGCTATGCGAAGATCGCAGTCGGCTCCGGGGGGCTATTCGGCGATGGATATATGCAGGGCCAGTTGAAAAATAACAAATTTGTTCCGTATCCGTACTCCGATTCCATCTTTGTCGTGATCGGCGAGGAATTTGGCTTTATCGGTGCTTCGGTATTGCTGCTATTCTACTTTTTATTGATCTATCGAATGATACTCATCGCCTTGCAGTGTTATGACAGGCGGGGTTCTTATATTATCGTCGGCGTGGTCAGCATGTTCGTCTTTCAGATTTTTGAAAATGTCGGCATGATGATCGGGTTGATGCCGATTACCGGGATTACGCTGCCGTTTATCAGTTATGGCGGTACCTCCCTGATTCTCAATATGTTCAGTATTGGTCTCGTATTGAGTATCAAAATTTATCAAGAAAAGTACGAAGTAGACTAG
- the minD gene encoding septum site-determining protein MinD, with protein MGEAIVVTSGKGGVGKTTTSANIGTALALLGKKVCLVDTDIGLRNLDVVMGLENRIIYDLCDVADGRCRLNQALVKDKRFDELYMLPAAQTKDKNAVSPEQVKEIVEELKKDFDYILIDCPAGIEQGFKNAIAGADQAIVMTTPENAAVRDADRVIGLLENSHISSPKLVVNRIRHSMVKSGDMLDIDEVLQVLNIDLLGVVPDDEMVIKAANSGEPTVMNPDSKAAIAYRNIARRILGDTVPLMPMDQKKSAFSRFKKFFGMG; from the coding sequence ATGGGAGAGGCTATTGTCGTCACTTCAGGTAAGGGCGGAGTCGGAAAGACAACCACTTCCGCAAATATAGGTACCGCGCTCGCGCTTCTCGGCAAAAAGGTATGTCTGGTCGATACCGATATCGGCCTGCGCAATCTCGATGTCGTGATGGGCTTGGAAAACCGCATCATTTATGACCTGTGTGACGTAGCCGATGGTCGCTGCCGGCTCAACCAGGCGCTGGTCAAAGATAAACGCTTTGACGAGCTGTACATGCTGCCTGCCGCACAGACCAAAGACAAAAATGCCGTGTCGCCAGAGCAAGTAAAAGAAATCGTCGAAGAACTCAAAAAAGATTTCGATTATATTTTGATTGACTGTCCAGCTGGAATCGAGCAAGGCTTCAAAAATGCCATTGCTGGTGCCGATCAGGCAATCGTGATGACCACACCGGAAAATGCAGCCGTTCGCGATGCTGACCGGGTTATTGGTCTGCTAGAAAATTCGCACATCTCGTCGCCAAAGCTGGTGGTGAATCGGATTCGCCATAGCATGGTGAAGTCTGGCGATATGCTGGATATCGACGAAGTGCTGCAAGTGCTCAATATCGATCTGCTTGGTGTCGTGCCTGATGACGAAATGGTGATCAAGGCTGCTAACTCTGGTGAACCGACTGTAATGAATCCTGACTCCAAAGCAGCCATTGCGTACCGTAATATCGCCCGACGCATTTTGGGAGATACGGTTCCACTCATGCCCATGGATCAGAAAAAAAGTGCATTTTCTCGCTTTAAGAAGTTTTTTGGAATGGGTTGA
- a CDS encoding septum site-determining protein MinC, with amino-acid sequence MAVRASRFVTIKGIKDGLTFQFDDTCDFEDLVADLRFKLEHTHQNILTGPLVHVDIRTGERQMTEEQKDTLLDILSQKGNLLVRSFEEPVEVEPEVIPYDRNRVQIVTGMVRSGQVLHHEGPVLLLGDVNAGGTLTSTDDIYILGALRGMAHAGINGNEDAVIAASFFSPTQLRIAELISRPPDEGENRESHMEFAYLQDGIMKIDKMANMARLGRDFNVFKGV; translated from the coding sequence ATGGCTGTAAGGGCTTCACGATTCGTAACGATAAAAGGGATTAAAGACGGATTAACATTCCAATTTGATGATACATGTGATTTCGAAGATCTGGTTGCTGATTTGCGCTTCAAGCTGGAGCATACGCACCAGAATATACTGACCGGACCACTGGTGCATGTTGATATTCGCACCGGTGAACGGCAGATGACCGAAGAACAGAAAGATACGCTGCTTGATATTTTAAGCCAGAAGGGCAATTTGCTCGTCCGCTCGTTTGAGGAGCCAGTTGAGGTAGAGCCGGAAGTGATTCCATACGACCGCAACCGGGTGCAGATTGTGACCGGCATGGTTCGTTCTGGACAGGTGCTGCATCATGAGGGGCCAGTATTGCTGCTCGGCGATGTGAATGCAGGCGGCACGCTTACAAGCACCGATGATATTTATATTCTCGGAGCGCTTCGCGGTATGGCGCATGCAGGCATTAACGGCAATGAAGATGCGGTGATTGCTGCTTCCTTCTTTTCGCCGACCCAGCTGCGTATTGCCGAGCTGATCAGCCGTCCGCCGGACGAGGGTGAAAACCGCGAATCCCATATGGAATTTGCCTATTTGCAGGATGGCATTATGAAAATTGACAAGATGGCGAATATGGCCCGTCTGGGCCGGGATTTTAATGTGTTCAAAGGGGTGTAG
- the mreD gene encoding rod shape-determining protein MreD, with protein sequence MMVRRIVLLLLLFLVFVWEGTIVPWLIPDAMHGRLIPHLTYILILFVSIYYHRHTALALGLIFGLLHDVVFYGDMIGAYAFAMGLSAYVLGLLFQSPRAPYPLMMTVVLIGSLLLDHLLYGIYLVFGLTREPYAWALGQYIFPNLLLHFIFALVIFIPVRRQLEKVAKLRKRAAEEE encoded by the coding sequence ATAATGGTGCGCCGCATCGTATTGCTGCTGCTGTTATTTCTCGTCTTCGTCTGGGAAGGCACCATCGTGCCATGGCTCATTCCCGATGCCATGCACGGCAGGCTCATTCCGCATCTGACGTATATTCTGATTTTGTTCGTGTCGATTTATTATCATCGTCATACGGCACTCGCACTCGGTCTGATTTTTGGATTGCTGCATGATGTAGTATTTTATGGTGATATGATTGGTGCGTATGCCTTTGCAATGGGCTTGTCTGCGTATGTGCTCGGTCTGCTGTTTCAGTCGCCACGCGCTCCATATCCGCTGATGATGACCGTTGTGTTGATCGGCAGTCTGCTGCTGGATCATTTGCTGTATGGTATCTATCTGGTATTTGGATTGACGCGTGAACCGTATGCTTGGGCGCTGGGGCAGTATATCTTCCCGAACCTGCTGCTGCATTTCATCTTTGCGCTCGTGATCTTCATTCCAGTACGTCGTCAGCTGGAAAAGGTTGCCAAGCTGCGCAAACGTGCTGCCGAAGAGGAATGA
- the mreC gene encoding rod shape-determining protein MreC, whose protein sequence is MLKLFKLLGNKKLFILLVGLILFIALMGYTLTNRSSISWPEKFARDTVGFVQGVFYKPASYIAGFFEDIGDLDKLHEENQQLKIVAAQYMMQQANYNRLVNDNERYKEQLRFTQNQLAQNDFDLHIANVTSVDNDEDTGTVVIDLGSKDGVRKDMPVISMQGMVGIVSQTSNYHATVKLLTTLDPLDPNSKAIAATAVGKENQTFGMVESYDKATGMLTMTQIKENDPLAKGDTIVSSGSGGLFPKGMIIGKVVSRQVGDFGLTNTATIDPSADFKDWKEVFVVYTKETQE, encoded by the coding sequence GTGTTGAAACTGTTTAAGCTGCTGGGTAACAAGAAACTGTTTATCCTGCTAGTAGGACTGATTCTCTTCATCGCGTTAATGGGATATACGTTGACCAACCGCAGTTCCATATCCTGGCCGGAGAAATTCGCCCGGGATACGGTCGGTTTTGTGCAAGGTGTATTTTACAAGCCCGCTTCTTACATAGCGGGCTTCTTTGAAGATATCGGCGATCTGGATAAATTGCACGAAGAAAACCAACAATTGAAAATCGTCGCCGCTCAGTACATGATGCAGCAGGCGAACTACAATCGTTTGGTAAATGACAACGAACGATATAAAGAACAGTTGCGTTTTACGCAAAACCAACTAGCGCAAAATGATTTTGATTTGCATATTGCTAACGTTACAAGTGTAGATAACGATGAGGATACGGGAACGGTCGTAATCGATCTGGGTAGCAAGGATGGCGTGCGCAAAGACATGCCTGTTATTTCGATGCAAGGTATGGTCGGTATTGTCAGTCAGACGAGCAATTACCATGCAACCGTCAAATTGCTGACTACGCTTGATCCGCTTGACCCGAACTCCAAAGCGATTGCAGCGACAGCAGTTGGCAAGGAGAACCAAACCTTCGGTATGGTGGAAAGTTATGACAAAGCAACCGGTATGCTGACGATGACGCAAATCAAGGAGAACGATCCGCTTGCTAAGGGCGATACCATCGTATCCTCCGGTAGTGGGGGCCTGTTCCCGAAAGGTATGATTATCGGTAAAGTCGTTAGCCGTCAAGTTGGTGACTTCGGTCTGACCAATACGGCAACTATCGATCCATCTGCGGATTTCAAAGACTGGAAAGAAGTATTCGTAGTTTATACGAAGGAGACACAGGAATAA
- a CDS encoding rod shape-determining protein: MFGSFTKDLGIDLGTANTLVYVRGKGIVVREPSVVAIRTDTNTIEAVGESAKKMIGRTPGNIRAIRPMKDGVIADFDTTATMIKYFIRQAQKQRSMFPQHPNVMVCVPSGITAVEQRAVEDATKQAGAREAYTIEEPFAAAIGADLPVWEPTGSMVVDIGGGTTEVAVISLGGIVTSRSVRVAGDEMDEAIIQYIKRQYNLMIGERTAEQLKMDVGSATPFEKVETMEIRGRDLVTGLPKTLTITSDEISEALSDTVSAIVEAVKVTLEKCPPELAADIMDRGIVLTGGGALLRNLDKLLAGETGMPVIVAENPLDCVAIGTGKALENIHLFKTRSSSAVRSKR, translated from the coding sequence ATGTTTGGGAGCTTTACAAAAGATCTGGGTATTGACCTAGGAACAGCGAATACACTGGTATATGTAAGAGGAAAAGGTATTGTCGTGAGAGAACCGTCTGTCGTGGCAATCCGTACCGATACGAATACAATCGAGGCTGTCGGTGAATCCGCCAAAAAAATGATCGGTCGTACGCCGGGCAACATCCGTGCCATTCGTCCGATGAAAGACGGCGTTATCGCCGATTTCGATACGACGGCAACAATGATCAAATACTTTATCCGTCAGGCGCAAAAGCAGCGCTCGATGTTCCCACAGCATCCAAACGTGATGGTTTGCGTACCATCCGGTATTACTGCTGTTGAGCAGCGTGCAGTTGAAGATGCAACCAAACAAGCGGGCGCGCGTGAAGCGTACACGATCGAAGAGCCATTTGCAGCAGCGATTGGTGCGGATCTGCCAGTTTGGGAACCAACAGGTAGTATGGTTGTTGACATCGGTGGCGGTACAACCGAAGTAGCAGTGATCTCCCTTGGCGGTATCGTAACAAGCCGTTCCGTACGTGTAGCTGGCGATGAAATGGATGAAGCGATCATCCAGTACATCAAGCGTCAGTACAATCTGATGATCGGTGAGCGTACAGCAGAGCAACTGAAAATGGACGTTGGCTCCGCTACACCGTTCGAAAAAGTCGAAACAATGGAAATTCGTGGTCGTGACCTCGTAACTGGTCTGCCAAAAACGCTGACCATTACATCCGACGAAATTTCCGAAGCACTGTCCGATACGGTAAGTGCAATTGTGGAAGCTGTGAAAGTAACACTGGAAAAATGTCCGCCGGAACTGGCAGCTGACATTATGGACCGCGGCATCGTGCTGACTGGTGGTGGAGCACTGCTTCGCAACCTGGACAAACTGCTGGCTGGTGAAACAGGAATGCCGGTCATCGTTGCTGAGAATCCACTGGATTGTGTAGCGATCGGTACAGGCAAAGCGCTGGAAAACATTCATCTGTTCAAAACACGCAGCAGCTCGGCCGTCCGTTCCAAACGCTAA
- the radC gene encoding RadC family protein gives MEAPQYLLRDIPHEDRPRERMMNYGAEALSHAELLAILLRTGTRDESAIHLATRILKQVGNIRQLVDLSIEELTEIRGIGTAKAIQIKAGIELGRRITRTSRDEAIAIRSPKDAADLLMEQMRYLQKEHFVCLFLNTKNQIISQETLSMGSLNASIVHPREVFRAAIKCSSASVICAHNHPSGDPTPSPEDVSLTRRLVEAGHLIGIEVLDHVVIGDTRFVSLKEQGLM, from the coding sequence ATGGAGGCGCCACAATATCTGTTGCGTGATATTCCTCATGAGGACCGTCCGCGTGAGCGGATGATGAATTATGGGGCAGAGGCGCTCAGCCATGCCGAGCTGCTAGCGATTTTGCTACGCACCGGTACACGGGATGAATCTGCCATTCACTTGGCAACCCGGATTTTGAAGCAGGTGGGCAATATCCGCCAGCTGGTTGATTTGAGTATTGAAGAACTGACTGAGATTCGCGGCATCGGCACCGCCAAAGCGATTCAGATCAAAGCCGGGATCGAGCTTGGACGTCGTATTACACGAACAAGTCGAGATGAGGCGATTGCGATTCGCAGTCCAAAGGACGCAGCCGATCTGCTAATGGAGCAGATGCGTTATTTGCAAAAAGAACATTTTGTATGTCTGTTTCTGAACACGAAGAATCAGATTATTTCCCAGGAAACGTTGTCGATGGGTAGCCTTAATGCGTCCATCGTACATCCACGTGAAGTATTCCGCGCTGCTATCAAATGCAGTAGCGCATCGGTCATTTGCGCTCACAACCATCCGAGCGGCGATCCAACGCCAAGCCCGGAGGATGTCTCGCTCACGCGTAGACTGGTGGAAGCGGGTCATTTGATCGGAATCGAAGTGCTGGATCATGTCGTGATCGGGGATACACGATTCGTAAGTTTGAAGGAACAGGGTCTGATGTAA
- a CDS encoding Maf family protein — protein MGREHSRHTIVLASASPRRKELMTSLQLQFEILPSDADETVPQEWTPEQVVTELSLRKAQAVREQALSQWQDALIIGSDTIVVLDGVIFGKPRDEAEAERMLQSLQGRSHNVYTGIVCMDAADGRIVSEYSRTVVHMKPLTAERIQSYVRSGEPADKAGAYAIQGLGSTLVDRIEGCYFTVVGLPVPLLSDMLEQFGISVLES, from the coding sequence ATGGGTAGAGAACATTCACGTCACACGATTGTATTGGCGTCCGCTTCTCCACGGAGAAAGGAATTGATGACCTCTTTACAACTTCAATTTGAAATTTTGCCGAGTGATGCCGATGAGACGGTACCACAGGAATGGACACCAGAACAGGTCGTAACCGAGTTGTCGCTGCGCAAGGCACAAGCCGTGCGTGAACAGGCACTTAGTCAATGGCAGGATGCGCTGATTATCGGTAGCGATACAATTGTGGTGCTGGACGGCGTTATTTTTGGTAAGCCCCGTGATGAGGCGGAAGCGGAACGTATGCTGCAATCCTTGCAAGGACGCAGTCATAATGTGTATACCGGTATTGTGTGCATGGATGCGGCAGATGGTCGCATCGTGAGTGAATACAGCCGGACTGTCGTACATATGAAGCCGCTCACGGCGGAACGCATTCAGTCTTACGTGCGCAGCGGAGAGCCTGCTGACAAGGCAGGCGCCTATGCGATTCAGGGCCTTGGCTCCACGTTGGTGGATCGAATCGAAGGCTGCTATTTTACCGTTGTTGGATTGCCTGTGCCATTGCTAAGCGATATGCTGGAGCAATTCGGCATTTCGGTGCTTGAGTCTTGA
- a CDS encoding DUF4321 domain-containing protein: MKKNAGTLILFLLLGWLIGSWIATLLEPVAILSFLTKSTTIDWSPSANLNIIRYTIELHFKMSLLSLIGVVAAIWLYRRL, encoded by the coding sequence ATGAAAAAGAACGCTGGAACACTGATTTTGTTTTTACTGCTGGGCTGGCTGATCGGCTCTTGGATCGCTACATTGCTTGAACCCGTAGCGATATTGTCTTTTCTGACAAAGTCGACGACGATTGACTGGTCTCCCAGTGCGAATTTGAACATTATCCGCTATACGATTGAGCTTCATTTCAAAATGAGCCTGCTTAGCCTGATTGGAGTCGTAGCTGCAATCTGGTTGTATCGCAGACTTTAA